Within Dysgonomonas sp. HDW5A, the genomic segment GTCTTTGGTCGGAAATCCTTCTTTAATGGAGAAATAAGAATATGCATTGGTTTCTTGATTTTCTATAAATGCTTTTTCGAACTGTCCGAAGGCAAACCTTGCTTTGTTGATTGCCGTATTTATTTCGTTATCGTTTTCTGTCACCAAAATAACAGGATCGTCGTTTTTGCTTTTATTATTGCAGCTTATAAGACTTAATGTGATGAGGCTGAAAAGGATTAGAATGTTTTTGTTCATAACCTGAAATTGTTGAAATGATGTTAATAAAGTGATGTTTGTATGTTAATAACCGGCTAAAACCTGTTAATAACCTGCTGCAAAAATAATAAGAATTGTTGATAACTATCTGTCGGAGGCTGATAATAAGGCAAAAAAAGAACCGGATATAAAATCCGGCTCTTCTCCGATTGAAAGAATATTACTATTAATTGAGTAAAAAATAGTTTGTGTTTAGTAGCTGATACGATCAGGCATCATTGCCATTTGCATATCAAAAGATTGAATATGTTGTTTCATTATATTCTGCTCGAAATTCTTTTCACCGATGAAAATTTTCAAAGCCTGTATCTTGGTATTACTGAACGAATCTTCGAATATTTGTGCAAACAAGTCTTTCTTAGCCGGATATTTAGCTATGCTGTAATCGGTTACTTTGGCTTGTTCGGCTGCAATTTTTATAGCATCTTCTAACCCTCCGATTTTGTCGACAAGACCCAGTTTAAGAGCTTGCGAACCTGTCCATACACGACCTTGTCCGATAGAATCTATTTCGGCTTTGGTTTTAGAACGTCCATCGGCACAACGGGTAATAAACAGGTCGTAACCCGATTCTATGTATTTTTGAAGTATGAGCGATTCTTCTTCGTTGAAGCTTCTCGAGAAACCTGCGAAAAGGAAAGGTATACCATAGGTTGTTCCTCCAAACGAACTGTGTTTGTTGGTATTTACTTCGTCAAAAGTAAGACCGATCTTTTTAGATAACTCTTCGCCTTCGGGGATAAGTCCGAAAATACCGATCGATCCTGTCAGGGTTGAAGGTTGAGCTACAATTATATTGGCGGCGCATGAGATGTAATATCCGCCCGAAGCAGCATAATCGCCCATCGATACGATAACCGGCTTTTTAGCCTTCAACTCTACTACCGCATTCCATATTTGCTCCGAAGCATAGGCACTTCCTCCGGGTGAGTTTACACGAAACACAACGGCTTTTACCTCGTCATCGTCTCTTAATTTTTGCAACTCTTTTACATACTTTTCGGCAGTAATAGAAGGTCCTCCTGCAAACAAACCGCCTTCGTCGCTATCCACAATAGCACCTTCGGCATACAGAATCGCTATTTTAGTTTTATTATCGCCTGTTTTAGCAGCTTTTACGCCTGTCATATTTTGTACGCTAGCCAAAGTCAGTTTCTTGTCGGCTTCTATATCTACAAGTGTTTTCAGATATGCTTCAACACCGGGATTGTACATAACGGTGTCTACCATATTGTATTTTACGATAGAATCGGCAGGCATAAATGTAAGGCATCTGTCGGCGTAGGTATTCAATTGATCTACAGAGATTTTTCGGCTGTCGGATATTCCTGCTAGCATATGAGACCAAATATCATTCAGATACGATGTGCGTTGCAAACGGTTGGCGTCACTCATCTTTTCCTGAATGTAAGGTTCAACTGCCGATTTGAATGTTCCTACTTTAAAAACCTGATACTTGATACCCAGTTTATCATTGAAGTTTTTAGTAAAGATCAGATTAGAGCTTATTCCTCTGAAATCGAATGATCCTCTGGGGTTCATAATTACCTTGTCGGCTACCGAAGCTATATAGTATGTGTTTTGCATGTAGCTGTCGGCATACGCTACGATAAATTTACCTGAGGTTTTGAAATCGAGTAAAGCGTTTCTGATAGGATCTATGTTAGCTAAACCGCCTGTTAAAGCTCCTGCTTTGATGTAAATACCTTTGATCTCGTCATTGTCTTTTGCCTTTTGAATAGCATCCAATATATCTTCGAGTCCGATAGTTTCGGGGTTGCCCATTAGTTTCGAAATCGGGTTGGAGTCGCTTCTCTCTGCTAAGTTTCCTTCGAGTTCGAGTTTCAATATGGTTTTGTCTTTCAGATTATATGTCTCCGAACTTCCCATTGCAGATATGATTCCGGCAAAGATGATGATGGATAAAACCATCAGGACAACTGAGCCGATTATAACGCCAAGTGTAGAGGCTAGTAAAGTCTTAAAAAAGCTTTTCATCTCGTTTTTTATATTTTAGTGGTTTCTGTATTTTCGTCTATATATTCGAGTATATCACCCGGTTGACAAGCCAGCTCTTTGCATATTGCTTCCAAGGTGCTAAATCGTATGGCTTTGGCTTTACCTGTCTTTAGAATAGATAGGTTGGCAGGAGTGATGTCAATCTTTTCCGACAAATCGTTAAGAGAGATCTTACGCTTGGCCATCATCACATCTAAATTTACTATAATAGGCATATCTTTATTTCGTTTAAATAGTGAGGTCTTGTTCTTCTTTCATTTGTCGCGATACTTTGAGTATTTCGGTCATCAGCAGGGTAACTAACCCCAGGAATAAAAGTCCGAAATCCGAAACATCAATCACTGCCCGATATTTTTCAAATGTCATTACATATTGGGCAACGAGATAATCCGAAAAATAAGCAAGTGAATCTATGAGGTAATAAATGATTAGTATATATCCTATGCGTTGTATTTTATGTATAACTTTCGGTTCCAGAATCTTTCCTTTTGTGGCAGATTTAATGACACTAAAGAAGAGAAATGGCAAGTATATGATTCCTGCCAAAAATACTACCGACAGTACAATGATAAAACCTCTGAATACTTTTATATAAACGGGTATATCTATGTTCGAATTTTCAATCCTTATTTTGAAATTATTGGCTTCGGCTCTTACTTCTTGTCCTGTGACCGAATTTGTAATTCTTTCGGGATAAGTGTGCAGGCCTTCTATCGGTAACACTCTTAAATGCAGTGTAAGCATGTACCATGGGGTGGTTGGCGAGCTTTCGCGACCTATTTTATATCCAGCCTTGAAGCTTTCTATTGTATCGGACAGGCTACATATAACTACTACCGAATATAATATGGATAGTATAATGCAATAGGTTTTAATTTTATTATTCATGATTTTTTAATTTTCGTGCTTTAAACTGCTTGGCTTATTAGGATAATACCTATCAGGCAGATTAATGTTTTCTTTATTCTTATAATGTTGCTCTGTGCATGTATCGAATTGTCCATTTTAGCTTTTACTAGTCTGTACAGTGTTAACGTAAGGGATAGGTATACAACTCCTAAAATAATTTTAGCCATTATATATCCTATTGAATAGGCATCTAGGCTGATTAACATATTTGTTGTCAATCTCTCTATTTTAGAATAATTGGTAAATACTATGCCACTAAAAAAAGCAATTAGTGTTGCATAAAATATGGCTATTATATTCATCTCAATGTGTATTGGTAAATGAAATTATTTATTGCAAAAGAATGTATATTTTTTGATATTCGCAAATTATTTATCGAAAAACGATAAATTTATATTGTTTATTGGTTTTTGTGTTCAGAACAATTAGTGCGGTTTTGTGGTTATATAGTATTGAAGATGACTCTTTTTAACTAAATAGACTTTATATGAAAACTCTTTTCAAACTAAGTACAATTGTCTTAATGTCTTTATTGGCATTTAATGTTTCAGCTCAGGAATTGCCAAAGCTAGGTATCGAAGCCGGTATTAATCTATCGAATTCTTCGTGGGATGCAGATCCTATGGATAAAAAAGCTCGTGTTGGCTTCCAGATAGGTATAACGGCGGATTATGCAATTACCGATGAATGGCATCTGCAATCGGGTTTGTCTTTCACAACCAAGGGTGCTAAAGTTGAAGGTCGCACAACGGATGGCGATATGATGTTTGACGGTAAGATAACAGTTAATCAATCGTATCTTCAATTGCCTATTTATGGAGCCTACAAAATAGAGGTAGTTCCGGGTACAAAGATTGTTTTCAATGCCGGACCATATCTGGCTTACGGTGTAGGTGGTCAGACCAAAGTGAGTGGTGACATTGCAATCTTCGATGAAATAGCAACTGGCGACGGAAATGTTGATACCTACGGCACGGATGGCTTCTTAAAGAGATTCGATTTTGGTCTGGGAGCCGGAGTTGGAGCCGAATTTGGAAACATAGTGGCTACTATAAGGTATGAGCTGGGATTAGTAAATATCGGTCAGGACGGTTTAGATTATAAGAACCGTAATGCTGCTCTAACATTAGGATATAGATTCTGATAAGAGGTCGGGTTCTTTCAAACCGCAATGCGAAATAAACATTGCGGTTTTTCTTTGTCCGAGAACAATTAATATATGTTTAGAGTTATATAATTAAAGATTAAATATCACATAAAAAACATAAAAATGGATATGAAAATGAATTGCAAATTAGCTATCGTAGCATTACTATCCTTCGTCGGGTTTACTGCTTCGGCACAGGATTATCCTGTAACATTCGGGGTCAAAGCCGGGGTTAATCTGATAAACATGGCCGGTGATATTACCGATACCGATACTAAGGTTGCTTTGCAGGGAGGTGTTACATTTGATTATGCCTTTAATCCTGCATTTTCTCTCATCAGTGGAGTAGAACTTACCACCAAAGGAGCTAAATACCACGGGACTACATTCAATGATTTTTTTGAAGATGGTTATCACGATGTGTTTGTAAATCTGAATATGATGTATTTGCAAGTACCTGTTTACGCAGCTTACAAAATGCAAGTAGCTTCTGATACGAAGTTCGTTTTTCAGACAGGACCCTATGTGGCCTATGGTATCGGAGGAAAAGCGACCATTAAAGATGGGGTAGAAAAGCAACAAGTAAATTCTTTTAGTACAGGAGTCATAAAAGAGTTTGACTTTGGTTTTGGAGTAGGTGCCGGAGTCGAATTTAGTCACTTGGTAGCAAAATTAGGTTATGAATTTGGAGTTATTAACGTAGTTGATTCGTATGTAGGTCGATTGCAGAATAGAAATGCATATTTGACTCTGGGATATCAATTCTGATACTTAGTCCATAGTATGCGTGCTTAATCTCAAAAAAGTATTAGAATCTGATAAAAAAACAAACTATTTATGAAAACTATTTACACATTTGGCATTGTCGCATTGATGTCTTTCTTCGGGTTTAGTGTATCTGCTCAGCATGTACTTCCTGTGAGATTTACTTTTGAGGGAGGTATCAACTTTTCTAACTCGTCATGGGATGCAGGAGATTTAGATAAAAAAGCGAGAGTTGGTTTTCAGGTGGGCATGATGGTCGAATATCCTGTTACAGATGCGTTTTATGTGCAATCGGGCTTGTCTTATACCCGGAAAGGTGCTAAAGTTGAAGGTTTTCGTCCCGAAGGTAGCGGTTACAGTGACTTGAATCGCGAAATAACTATGAATCAGATGTATATTCAGATTCCGCTTTACGCAGCTTATAAAATAGAAGTGATGCCTGGTACAAAGATTGTATTCAATGCCGGACCTTATATTGCACAAGGTATAGCAGGAACAAGTAAAGTGCCCGGTAAGGTGACATTCTGGAACGAAAATTATCTGGCTACCGGTGAGTTCAGTACTTTTGGTGGGCATGATTCTTTAAAGAGATTTGACTTTGGGTTGGGTACAGGAGCCGGAGTTGAGTTTGCAAGTGTAGTTCTTACATTACGATATGAGCTTGGTTTAACCGATATTGGGAAAAATGATTTGGATTATAAAAACCGCAATGCTGCTCTTACTTTAGGATATAAGTTTTGATTGAATAATCAGGCAATAAAAAAATAAGCCTCGACGATAAATAATCGTTGAGGCTTAATCTTTTTATACTTGTTCGATATCGAATCCTACCATCTCTACAGCGTCTATGATTTGCTGCACAGTTGCTCCGGAGGATTTTACTGTCAGAATTTTATCGGGGTTATCGGTATCTACCTTCCAGTTTTCGATACCTTGCACTTTCTCGATACTAGGTTTTACTTTTGCCACACAATTGTTACAATTGATGCTTGTTTTGAATTTTAATTCTTGTGTCATAATTTTTTTATTTAAGTGATTATTTTTATTTGGTTTAATATAAATGTTCTTTTTTTACTAACATTCATTTTACTGCGCGTAATCGAAGATTACTTGCATTCCTTTTGCCCAAATCCGCAAAAGGAATCAAAAAGGCTTTGTGCTGCGTGGCTCGCCTGTCTGACTTAAGCTTACAGGCTAAACTAAACCTACTGCCTGTCGGCACGTTTAGTTTTACGCCTGCTTCACTTGTCAGCCAACGGCTGTGCCACTGATGCACGGAGGCTGACGCTCCTGAAAATTTTTGTCCGTCAGGCTTTCCGACTTTTCTAGTTGCTTAATCTATCTATACGATAGTATGTTATCAGTTTTAATATATAATATTACCTTAATGCTTTATATTTAAGTATAAGGCTATTACTCACAACGCTAACGCTACTGAGTGCCATTGCTGCCCCTGCGATCATCGGATTGAGTAAAAATCCATTGAATGGATACAGTATACCTGCGGCAATCGGAATCGCTATAATATTATATATAAATGCCCAAAAAAGATTTTGTTTGATGGTACGGTTCGTTTGTTTCGACAATTTAATAGCTTGAGGTATCTTTGTCAGATCATTCGATATAATAGTCATTTTAGCAGTATCAATAGCTATATCGCTGCCTTGTCCCATGGCAATACCCACGTTGGCTTGCGCTAAAGCAGCACTGTCGTTGATGCCGTCACCCACCATGGCAACAATTTTACCCTTGGCTTGCATTTGTTTGATGAATTCGGTTTTATCGGCAGGAAGCAAGCCGGCTTTGTAATGACCTATGTTGGCTTGTCGGGCAATCGACTGAGCTGTTTGTTCATTATCCCCTGTTAGCATATATACTTCTATGCCCGATTTTTGCAGTTGGCTGATAGCTTCTATAGATGTTTGTTTAATTTTATCGGCTATGGCTATTATGCTCAACACTTGTTGTTCGTTACTAAATAGGATGACGGTATTTGCTTCATGCAGACGCTTGTCGATCCATTCCTTAGAAGTCGCATCCAGTGAAATATTAGCATTACTTATCAGTTTAAGATTGCCTATGTAATATTTTTCACCTTCGTACAGACCTACAATTCCTTGTCCGGTAATACTCTCTATTTGTATATTATTGATATACTTAGCTTCTTTGCTGAAGTGTGAACTTACAGCGTCTGCCAAAGGATGCTCCGATGACTTTTCGATGCTGAACAGTATGTTTTTTAGTAAATCGGTCGATTCGACATTCCATTTAATGTCTACTATTTGCGGTTTACCCTCGGTGATAGTTCCTGTTTTATCCAAGATAACAGTGTCTACTTTTTGGATGGTCTCCAAGCTTTCGGCATCCTTTATCAGAATTCCGTTTTCGGCACCTTTACCTATACCCACCATAATAGCCGTAGGTGTAGCCAATCCCAACGCACACGGACAAGCTATTACCAAGATGGTAACGAATGACAATAGGGCGTGAGTAAAAGCATTGTCACCACCAGCAACCATCCATACCACAAAGCAGAGTATAGCTATACCGATCACTATGGGAACAAATATTCCTGCAATTTTGTCCACCAGCTTTTGTACGGGAGCTTTGCTTCCTTGTGCATCCTGCACCATTTGTATGATCTGGGCAAGTAATGTACTGCTGCCTACTTTTTCGGCGGTGAATTGAAAACTGCCTTTTTGATTGATCGTTCCGGCAAATACCTTGTCGTCGGCTTTCTTTTCTACAGCAATAGGTTCTCCGGTGATCATACTTTCGTCAACGTATGACGATCCTTGTACCACTTTACCGTCTACAGCTATTTTTTCGCCCGGTTTTACCAATACTACATCTCCTATTTGTACTTGGGCGATGGGTATTTCGGATTGGGTTCCATCGGCAGTCAGGATAATTACCGTTTTGGGTTGTAAGCCTATCAGTTTTTTGATAGATGATGAGGTGTTTCCCTTTGCTTTTTCTTCGAGTAATTTACCTAACATCACAAAGGCTATCACTACTGCCGCAGCTTCGAAGTATACATCGGGGTGTAATCCTCTCGAATGCCAGAACTGTGGTACAAGAGTATTGAAAACACTGTATATATAAGCCGTTCCTGCACTTAGTGATACGAGTGTATCCATATTAAACGAGCGGTTCTTGGCCTGTTTATAGGCTCTGATAAAGAAACCTTTCCCAAAATAAAGTACTACAGGTGTTGCCAACAGCCACATAACGAAGTTACTGTATTGCAGATGCATCAATGCGGGAGTCATCCCAATTATAACCAAAGGGATACAGAATAGAATAGCTCCTGTAACTTTCTTTTTTAGGGCTTTGTAATTTTCTTCGTGTAAGTTGTCGAGTTTCTCGGTACTTTCGTCGCTTTCGTCTATTGCCAAATCATAGCCTGCACCTTGTAGGGCGGCTTTTAGTTTACTAGTATCGGTTTTGTCCGGATTGTATTCTATCTGGGCAGTTTCAGTTGCAAAGTTAACCGAGGCTGTTTCTACTCCTTCTTGCCGATTGAGTATTTTCTGGGCACTTGCTGCACAAGCTCCGCATGTCATGCCGAGTACGGGTAGAGTCTTTTTTATTATTTGAGTTTCCATTGTCTTTAATCTTTCATTTATTTTAAAACAAAGTAACAACAGATCAGGTTGTGTTATGTTACATAATTATGGATATGATTTATACCCCCGGAATGTGATACCTTTTTACTTCTATTTTGTGGAAGTAGTAATGTCTTTTTGGTATGATTAATGGTTGTTATTCGTCTAAATGATGTTTCTGATATCGAAAATATGGGTGTTTTTGTTTCAAAATTCGACAATTCGCTAAAATTTCATTTTTTTTGTCAATATTTTTTTATTCCATAAATAACAGATAGTCAGTGTTTAAGATTTTAAGCTTATTTTACTTAACATTTCTTTAATATTTAGACTGCAACGCATCAGGTTTTACTGAATCTTTTAATAGAAACATCCCGGGATTTTGGCGCAAGTGTGTGTCAAGAAGTTTTCGCACAATTGTGTAAGAAGTAAGAACATCAATTTTGTTTATTAAATCAATCAATCATGAAATTAAAAAAAGTAGTAAATCTTTTTCTTTTTACATTAATCTTAGGTTTGGGTGTTGCATCGTGTAGTAGTGATGATGATGACAAGAATAATCCATCGGATAATTTAGTAGTAAATGGTATTTGGAAGTTTTCTGAATTAACGGCTGATGTAGAGGCCAAAGATTCTTTATTAACCGATTCGGTAACTCATTACATTGATACTATTCAGGTGGCAACAAAACGTGTATATGTATTCAAATTAGATGGTACCTATGAGAATAACTCAGGAGTAGAGGGTGCTGAGGTTATAAAAGGAAAATACAAAGTGAGTGGTAATAAAATTATCTTAGATAATAAAACGGATGCAGCAATCTCTTATACTTTTGCGAGCGATACGCTAAAGGCTACAGAGGATGTAAAAGCCAGAGCAGCTGCTGATTTGAAGATCAATCCCGATTCAATAGCTAAGGCTAATAAAGTGGAGGTCTTTTATCGAATTTCCAGGTAATCAAAAAGGGAAAAAGCTGTCCTGTTTTATTGAGGACAGCTTTTTCTTTACTAAATCATTGAAGGTATCCTAGCAATAAGAGGCTCTGATACCTTATTTTATAGAAGTTATCTTTTTAAGATTTATATCAGGGCGTTTGTTTGTTTTAGGCCTTTTCAGTGGAGTATTGTACTCCGTATTCTGATCGAAGAACCCACAATTCTTTAAGAAAAACCTGTTGTTAACTTCACCTCCTGCATAATCGAGCCTCACTTGTGCTTTTGCGGTAGCGTCGTAAGTAAATGCAGCCTCACTGATTTCGATCCATTTACCTGTATGGGTAACTGCCCATTGATTGCCAAATAGAACCTCACGAGTAATATATCCCTGATTAGGTATAAAATTCTCAAGAAATGAGTAAGCATGGGTATACCATGTATCGGTTTGTGGACGCAGGAAGCTGGCTATCAATCGCCATTCTTTATCGTCGGTAGCATAAAAATAGGCTGTATATATCGTATTGCCTTTTCCATCGGGATAGATCCGTGTAAGAAATTTGTAAGTAGTACCTGCTTTCCACGAATATTTGAGATAGCTTTGACCTCCTGAGCCCTCATTGCCAAATTCGCCTATATGCACATCTTTACCCCTTTGCAATGTTTTGATTTGCTGATGTTCGGGAATCTCCTTCGGGTCTTGAGTATCAAACGGACTCCATACCGAGAATAAAACTCTGCGTTCGGTCTCCGAGTTTACCTGTATGCCAAAATAACCCTGTCCAAAACCATTTGCCATGTAATATGACCCTATCACATCGTTTCCGATAGGAACCGTTACTTCATTATAGAAATATTCAACAGTTTCTTTTTCAGGAAAAGGATATTTGAGGTGTACGGATGGACCTCTTCGACCGAAATAATAAGAAAAGTCGTGAACATAATTAGGAGCTGTTTCGAGTGCCGTACCGTCTATTACCAGATCGGATAGATCTGCGAAAAATTCACCGCTTTTGCTGATTCCCTGTAGATCTATTCTTAAATAACCGGGTCGATCTATTTCAAGAAGATTAACTACAGGTACAATTGTCCAGTCCTTACTCGATAAATTGACCGGATAACTTTTGCCTGCTATTGTTACCTGTATCTTGGTATCGGGTGCAAATGCTTTGGCTCTGAGCGAAAGGTTTATTTTGCCCTTTTGATTCATTCTGAACCAAGAGGATATAACCGTCTTCAGGCCTTTCCAGTTCGATACTCCATTATCTGAGATTTCGGCACCATCTACATGTTGAGTGATATACGCATTGCCTCCCAATGGAATGTTAATAGGAGCCGCTAGAGTAGTAAAGGCAGATAAGAATAGTAATACAGCTCCAAGGCTTAAATTTCGGATAAAATTAAGTTTGTTTTTTGTGTTCATTATAGTATAAGGTTTAAAGTTTAAGTTCGCAGAACTATTTATTATTTTGACAAGCAAAACAGCGATAGCTTATTATGCCTTTAAAATGTATCATTAAATATTTCTATTTACTTAATGGTAAAGATAGTAGTTTTAGAAATACCGATTCAATAGCTTCTTCTAATTATTTTCATGTGATGCAGCATTTCACTTATTTTGCATCTATCATTTATTACATTAACTTAAAAAATGAAAATACCTATGAAATTAAAACAAATCTTATCCTATCTGTTATTCGCATTAATCATTGGATTTACTTTTACGGCTTGCGATAGTGATGATGCTGACAGTCCAGTAGTGAGTGAATGGGAATTCACCGGATTTACTTTTAATGTACAAACTACGGATCCTAGCCTGAAGCAAAGTATACTTGATCTGCTTAAAAACTCTTCGTGGTCATCTGTCGGAACTTATACTTTTAAAGAAAATGGTACTTGTACGAGCCGTTTGACTCCTTGGTGTGGGACAGGTATGGAATATCCAAAGGATTTCTTTACTGAAGGAACATATAAATTGAAAGGTGACAGCATTTATTTAGACGGGCGTAATGTTGCCTATCAGTTTTTTAAAGGCGATAGCCTTTATGCTTATGGATTCGGAAATAAACAAGAAATTGCCGAATACCTGAAGATTGATGTTGCGAAGATTATTCGTGCCGAGACCATGCTTGTATATAAAAAAGTGAAGTGAAATACTGCAAATACGATTTGCTTTATCTGATAAATAAAAAGCTGCTCTTTACGGGAGCAGCTTTTGTTATATAATTTAGTTTTTATCATTCGATTATTTATCGCCAACCAATGCACCCGAAATACACCAGTAACTACGACTCGATCCTTCGGGGTCACCTACCGGAATAGCTACTTTAAGTTGATGTTCGCCTGCTTTAATGTCCCCAATGTGAACATAAACCGGATAGCTAACCATTCCCGGACACCATCCCGAACGGCTAAGATCGGAAGACGAAAGTCCATTCGAGAAATTACCCGAAGCAGGATTCAGTTCTCGGTAGCTGCCGCAGTCTTCACGCCATGGAGTATAAGCTATGATGCGGTTATTATCCAGAAAAAGTTCGTTCAGCTTAGGGTTAAACTCATCGCCGCCGCCCCAGCCTCCATGACCGGTAGAGATGTAACGAATGTAAGCATTTTTCAGATCGGTATCGGTCTTGAAAGTAACAGTCAGCGAATCGTTACGAAACATTCCTTCGGGATAAGCCTGTCCTGCCATTTCCATAATATTTACTGTTGCAAATAATGGATACACTTCTTTTGGTTCTTTCTTTTCGTTTGGATAATATTTGATTTTAAGAGAAACATTATGTCCTTTTTCCGCATAATTTCCGATCCAAGTACCTACCCATACTTCGCCTTTCAATTCTTTGGCGTAATCGGTAATCTCTTGCTTGAATACTACCGAGTCGGGCCAATTATAATCGGCAACTTGTATATGATTAAATCCTTTGACACCAAAAGACGTATAAAAGCGCATCAATTCGAGAGGAGGTAGGTAATCGTTGGTCACTGTCATCCCTTCGTACTTTGTACCCTGCTTGTCGGTATATTGAGGAAGTGCCTCTTTTCCTTTCAACAGACCATCTAAGAAAGATTGTTTGCGGTTAGTTGGTACAATAAATACCGATCCCGTGCGGTCGTATGCATCACCTTCGGAATGCTGAGATAGTTCTGCGAAAATAGAGTAGTCCGCATTATCGGCAGGCAATGTAACCTTTTTCAGTACAATAGAACCGTTGGCAAACTGAAGTACTTCTGTTGTATTTACATCATTCGGTTTAGGAATGTCTCTAAAGTAAATGCTTTGCTTATCGAATACATTTACCGATATTACTTTGCTTTGCTGTATCTTGTAATTATAAGCAGGAGCAGATAACTGAGAGCCCGTAAGAGAGGGGAGTAGGTTTGTTTCCTCTTTCAGAAGCTCTACTTTTGTGGCTTTTTCTTCACGTTGTCCGTTGCGTACAATTTTCAGAACAACACCTTCGGGTATAGCCGTACCCGGTTGCATCGAACCCATAACGCCCAATTCGGTAGTATACCATATTTCGAGCCTATTTGAGTTGATACTTGCTGTTACTTTTTTACAATTATATCCTGCTATTTTTTCGGTTTCAGGTTGAGGGGTAAGACCTTCATTGATTGTGAAAGTTCGTATTGTATAAATGGTTTCTCCACCATTTAATTGAGCAACTTTTATTTCTTTATTATTGATATAATCGAGATAAATGTTCTGAATCACATCATCTTTTTCCTGACGGGTAGATGTTGAGTTAATCCTTGCAACATTGTCGGATATCTCCATCACCGTTGTCAGCGTAGAATCGGGTTTATTATTAAAACTGATTTGGTACGTAATTCGTACGGTTTTAAAATCTTTTTTATCTTTAGCTTCTATTTGAATAACGAGACTTAGAAGCAGTAAGAGTAACAGGCTTTTTTTCATTAGATTTAATTGAATGAGAGTTCTAGTTATTTATACAAAAATATGA encodes:
- a CDS encoding porin family protein, encoding MKTIYTFGIVALMSFFGFSVSAQHVLPVRFTFEGGINFSNSSWDAGDLDKKARVGFQVGMMVEYPVTDAFYVQSGLSYTRKGAKVEGFRPEGSGYSDLNREITMNQMYIQIPLYAAYKIEVMPGTKIVFNAGPYIAQGIAGTSKVPGKVTFWNENYLATGEFSTFGGHDSLKRFDFGLGTGAGVEFASVVLTLRYELGLTDIGKNDLDYKNRNAALTLGYKF
- a CDS encoding DUF2975 domain-containing protein — encoded protein: MNNKIKTYCIILSILYSVVVICSLSDTIESFKAGYKIGRESSPTTPWYMLTLHLRVLPIEGLHTYPERITNSVTGQEVRAEANNFKIRIENSNIDIPVYIKVFRGFIIVLSVVFLAGIIYLPFLFFSVIKSATKGKILEPKVIHKIQRIGYILIIYYLIDSLAYFSDYLVAQYVMTFEKYRAVIDVSDFGLLFLGLVTLLMTEILKVSRQMKEEQDLTI
- a CDS encoding heavy-metal-associated domain-containing protein, which encodes MTQELKFKTSINCNNCVAKVKPSIEKVQGIENWKVDTDNPDKILTVKSSGATVQQIIDAVEMVGFDIEQV
- a CDS encoding helix-turn-helix transcriptional regulator, with translation MPIIVNLDVMMAKRKISLNDLSEKIDITPANLSILKTGKAKAIRFSTLEAICKELACQPGDILEYIDENTETTKI
- a CDS encoding porin family protein yields the protein MKTLFKLSTIVLMSLLAFNVSAQELPKLGIEAGINLSNSSWDADPMDKKARVGFQIGITADYAITDEWHLQSGLSFTTKGAKVEGRTTDGDMMFDGKITVNQSYLQLPIYGAYKIEVVPGTKIVFNAGPYLAYGVGGQTKVSGDIAIFDEIATGDGNVDTYGTDGFLKRFDFGLGAGVGAEFGNIVATIRYELGLVNIGQDGLDYKNRNAALTLGYRF
- a CDS encoding porin family protein, giving the protein MNCKLAIVALLSFVGFTASAQDYPVTFGVKAGVNLINMAGDITDTDTKVALQGGVTFDYAFNPAFSLISGVELTTKGAKYHGTTFNDFFEDGYHDVFVNLNMMYLQVPVYAAYKMQVASDTKFVFQTGPYVAYGIGGKATIKDGVEKQQVNSFSTGVIKEFDFGFGVGAGVEFSHLVAKLGYEFGVINVVDSYVGRLQNRNAYLTLGYQF
- the sppA gene encoding signal peptide peptidase SppA, which produces MKSFFKTLLASTLGVIIGSVVLMVLSIIIFAGIISAMGSSETYNLKDKTILKLELEGNLAERSDSNPISKLMGNPETIGLEDILDAIQKAKDNDEIKGIYIKAGALTGGLANIDPIRNALLDFKTSGKFIVAYADSYMQNTYYIASVADKVIMNPRGSFDFRGISSNLIFTKNFNDKLGIKYQVFKVGTFKSAVEPYIQEKMSDANRLQRTSYLNDIWSHMLAGISDSRKISVDQLNTYADRCLTFMPADSIVKYNMVDTVMYNPGVEAYLKTLVDIEADKKLTLASVQNMTGVKAAKTGDNKTKIAILYAEGAIVDSDEGGLFAGGPSITAEKYVKELQKLRDDDEVKAVVFRVNSPGGSAYASEQIWNAVVELKAKKPVIVSMGDYAASGGYYISCAANIIVAQPSTLTGSIGIFGLIPEGEELSKKIGLTFDEVNTNKHSSFGGTTYGIPFLFAGFSRSFNEEESLILQKYIESGYDLFITRCADGRSKTKAEIDSIGQGRVWTGSQALKLGLVDKIGGLEDAIKIAAEQAKVTDYSIAKYPAKKDLFAQIFEDSFSNTKIQALKIFIGEKNFEQNIMKQHIQSFDMQMAMMPDRISY